A section of the Streptomyces sp. NBC_00178 genome encodes:
- a CDS encoding SPFH domain-containing protein, translated as MRSTENVRGEWDELGERGPRVVVPGPGAGDATAVTAGGGRPVEDDGARADDLPRTADAPSCGEVPAAAVDMPSCGPVPAAAVDVDDIPADLGPALDAVAGVGRAAGGAPPDLGPALDLLPDPDGEPGRALLTEPVRGILSEPVHEPVPVPETTPRWGSGPVVARAADELDAQAEAAAERPKPRWAALGDPQPRWGAGPVGAPKPAWGARPPRDPDPVRDAGDVRDAAGPAVPVADAGRVADAGPVIDLGPDVGTTPDRRTEAERDAVPVTEPEPVDAAPATGPVPPPVDGPVAIPGPVLHEEPVAGPTPATDTAAQGATLLPAPHAGPHEAVPTAGTWTETKAGTGVKPGTGAATDTETGAASRALGSRLPSAAPAPPRTPDRAPEDEGALAADADTALLPEFAATPSGDAVRPREEARAAVTMAVGAADPVAWWGAGRRQPVISTETTAPIPVHLLFRDDDHGAGPDATGGTRRTAVRRPPMPRSPQTRASGRPAPLADARLAERPGPALPGWAALLTAAAGAVAGLAVLWWHGALPAAVPDLLGIGARPYAGMGTGSWALIALLVTVALFALGGLGRGRVGYASVLTLFGDYRGTVRRTGLLWVSPLLLRRRVDVRLRHWRSEPLPAVDASGTALRVVVLVVWRVKDTARAALGIADHERYLRDQVEAALARVLSQLPADAFHEDTRTLRDAEAVGDALTRVLRADCEPVGVEVYSAQPTGIEYAPEVAAAMQRCRVAAIDAKHRDGVLTAVVDAVDDTVGRLTARGIVELDAYEHKALVRDLTVAFYTGRSGGEGA; from the coding sequence ATGCGATCCACGGAGAACGTACGCGGCGAGTGGGACGAGCTGGGGGAGAGGGGGCCGCGGGTCGTCGTGCCCGGACCGGGCGCGGGTGACGCGACCGCCGTGACGGCGGGCGGCGGCCGGCCCGTGGAGGACGACGGCGCGCGAGCCGACGACCTGCCGCGGACGGCCGACGCGCCCTCGTGCGGCGAGGTGCCGGCAGCGGCGGTCGACATGCCCTCGTGCGGCCCGGTGCCGGCGGCGGCGGTCGACGTCGACGACATCCCGGCCGACCTGGGGCCCGCGCTGGACGCGGTGGCAGGGGTGGGCAGGGCTGCGGGCGGCGCCCCGCCGGACCTCGGACCCGCGCTCGACCTGCTGCCGGACCCGGACGGCGAGCCCGGGCGCGCGCTCCTGACCGAGCCGGTGCGCGGGATCCTGAGTGAGCCCGTACACGAACCCGTGCCGGTACCCGAGACCACGCCGCGGTGGGGATCGGGGCCCGTCGTGGCCCGTGCTGCGGATGAGCTGGACGCGCAGGCTGAGGCTGCTGCGGAGCGGCCGAAGCCGAGGTGGGCGGCGCTGGGCGACCCGCAGCCCAGGTGGGGGGCGGGCCCGGTGGGCGCGCCGAAGCCCGCCTGGGGGGCCCGGCCTCCGCGGGACCCGGACCCGGTGCGGGACGCCGGTGACGTGCGGGACGCGGCCGGGCCGGCCGTACCGGTGGCGGACGCCGGACGCGTGGCGGACGCCGGACCGGTGATCGACCTCGGACCCGACGTCGGCACCACGCCTGACCGGCGGACCGAGGCGGAGCGGGACGCCGTCCCCGTGACGGAGCCCGAGCCGGTGGATGCCGCCCCGGCGACCGGCCCGGTACCGCCACCGGTGGACGGGCCGGTCGCGATCCCCGGGCCGGTGCTGCACGAGGAACCGGTCGCCGGGCCGACGCCCGCAACGGACACGGCGGCCCAGGGCGCGACCCTGCTGCCCGCCCCGCACGCGGGGCCCCACGAAGCCGTTCCCACGGCCGGGACGTGGACGGAGACGAAGGCGGGGACAGGGGTGAAGCCGGGGACCGGCGCCGCGACGGATACGGAGACCGGGGCGGCATCCCGCGCCCTCGGCTCCCGGCTGCCGTCCGCCGCTCCCGCCCCGCCCCGGACTCCGGACCGCGCGCCGGAGGACGAGGGCGCACTCGCGGCGGACGCCGACACGGCCCTGCTGCCGGAGTTCGCGGCCACGCCGTCCGGGGACGCGGTCCGGCCGCGCGAGGAGGCCCGCGCGGCGGTGACGATGGCCGTCGGGGCCGCCGACCCCGTCGCCTGGTGGGGCGCCGGGCGCAGACAGCCCGTCATCAGCACCGAGACGACCGCGCCCATCCCCGTCCACCTGCTCTTCCGCGACGACGACCACGGCGCCGGACCCGACGCGACGGGCGGCACCCGGCGGACAGCGGTGCGGCGCCCGCCGATGCCGCGCTCGCCGCAGACGCGCGCATCAGGACGCCCCGCACCGCTCGCCGATGCCCGGCTCGCGGAGCGCCCCGGACCCGCGCTGCCCGGCTGGGCGGCGCTGCTCACCGCCGCGGCCGGCGCCGTCGCGGGCCTCGCCGTGCTGTGGTGGCACGGTGCACTTCCGGCCGCCGTCCCGGACCTGCTGGGGATCGGGGCGCGCCCGTACGCCGGTATGGGCACCGGGTCCTGGGCGCTGATCGCCCTGCTGGTGACGGTGGCGCTCTTCGCCCTCGGCGGCCTCGGGCGCGGGCGGGTCGGGTACGCCTCGGTGCTCACCCTCTTCGGGGACTACCGGGGCACCGTCCGCCGCACCGGACTCCTCTGGGTCTCCCCGCTCCTGCTGCGGCGCCGCGTCGACGTGAGGCTCCGGCACTGGCGCAGCGAGCCGCTGCCCGCCGTGGACGCGAGCGGTACCGCGCTGCGGGTCGTCGTCCTCGTCGTCTGGCGGGTGAAGGACACGGCGCGGGCCGCGCTCGGCATCGCGGACCACGAGCGCTATCTGCGCGACCAGGTGGAGGCGGCGCTGGCCCGGGTGCTGTCGCAGCTCCCGGCGGACGCGTTCCACGAGGACACCCGCACCCTGCGCGACGCGGAAGCGGTGGGCGACGCGCTGACCCGGGTGCTGAGGGCGGACTGCGAGCCCGTGGGCGTCGAGGTGTACTCGGCCCAGCCGACCGGGATCGAGTACGCCCCCGAGGTCGCGGCCGCGATGCAGCGGTGCCGGGTGGCGGCCATCGACGCGAAGCACCGCGACGGAGTGCTCACCGCGGTCGTCGACGCGGTGGACGACACCGTCGGACGGCTGACCGCGCGCGGCATCGTCGAGCTCGACGCCTACGAACACAAGGCGCTGGTCAGGGATCTGACGGTGGCTTTCTACACCGGGCGCAGCGGCGGCGAGGGGGCCTGA
- a CDS encoding peptidoglycan-binding protein, which produces MTVPVFEEYEPAADCGCAGCAQGRRETATTPVRHGGHPAAHGVRRALVLVTAAGMVLSCGADEAAAAASARDTRANTPADPQPVTPQGSVGPLNSGGTPGPPSAPGTVQRTTTRADIINRAKKWVTAKVPYDMAAYWSDGYRQDCSGFVSMAWNLGSNEWTGSLATFGTKIARADLQPGDILLFHNLADPAVGSHVTVFGGWSDHTHSHYLAYELTRPTARKATTPMAYWSNSSKYVAYRYKGVAVSGSATAFPGAGKFGPGADNAHVTRLGTLLIAQGGKRFYKQGAGPRWSDADKRATQAFQLAQGWKGKEADGLPGPHTWRLLVAGTGKRIPAAATGGSPAGTEAYPGRSFFAPGRSSAHVRKLGTRLVEKGYGKHYTTGPGPDWTEADRRNVEAFQRAQGWSGGAADGYPGPETWRRLFA; this is translated from the coding sequence ATGACTGTGCCGGTCTTCGAGGAGTACGAACCCGCCGCCGACTGCGGATGCGCGGGGTGCGCCCAGGGGCGGCGCGAGACGGCCACCACGCCCGTACGGCACGGAGGCCACCCCGCGGCGCACGGTGTGCGCCGCGCCCTGGTGCTCGTCACCGCGGCGGGCATGGTGCTCTCCTGCGGGGCCGACGAGGCGGCCGCGGCCGCCTCGGCCCGGGACACCCGGGCCAACACGCCGGCCGACCCGCAGCCGGTCACCCCGCAAGGATCGGTGGGCCCCCTGAACAGCGGCGGAACCCCGGGCCCGCCCTCCGCCCCCGGCACCGTCCAGCGCACCACGACCCGGGCCGACATCATCAACCGGGCCAAGAAGTGGGTGACCGCGAAGGTCCCGTACGACATGGCGGCGTACTGGTCGGACGGGTACCGGCAGGACTGCTCCGGCTTCGTGTCGATGGCCTGGAACCTCGGCAGCAACGAGTGGACCGGCAGCCTCGCCACCTTCGGCACGAAGATCGCCAGGGCCGACCTGCAGCCCGGCGACATCCTGCTCTTCCACAACCTGGCCGACCCCGCGGTCGGTTCCCACGTCACGGTCTTCGGCGGCTGGAGCGACCACACCCACAGCCACTACCTCGCCTACGAACTGACGCGCCCGACCGCGCGGAAGGCGACGACGCCCATGGCGTACTGGAGCAACTCCTCCAAGTACGTGGCCTACCGCTACAAGGGCGTCGCCGTCAGCGGGTCGGCGACCGCGTTCCCCGGTGCGGGGAAGTTCGGCCCGGGCGCCGACAACGCCCACGTGACCCGGCTCGGCACGCTGCTCATCGCCCAGGGCGGCAAGCGCTTCTACAAGCAGGGCGCGGGACCGCGCTGGAGCGACGCGGACAAGCGGGCCACGCAGGCGTTCCAGCTGGCGCAGGGGTGGAAGGGCAAGGAGGCCGACGGCCTCCCCGGCCCGCACACCTGGCGGCTGCTGGTCGCCGGAACCGGCAAGCGGATCCCCGCCGCGGCCACGGGCGGCAGCCCCGCCGGGACCGAGGCGTACCCGGGCCGGAGCTTCTTCGCGCCCGGCCGGTCCAGCGCCCATGTCCGGAAGCTCGGCACACGCCTGGTGGAGAAGGGATACGGCAAGCACTACACGACGGGCCCCGGGCCGGACTGGACGGAGGCGGACCGGCGCAACGTCGAGGCCTTCCAGCGGGCCCAGGGCTGGAGCGGCGGCGCGGCGGACGGATACCCGGGGCCGGAGACATGGCGCCGGCTCTTCGCGTGA
- a CDS encoding glycosyltransferase family 2 protein → MTSTPSGDRQHHDHHDPSETIRLRVPPQPRPGRRRQQQKPLPRYDYEHYSRLAGPLTQPDADLPYTVRYRSLLSQETHRIRAALLLGAAPLVSLGLFVWLMQPGHWTERDPNLRDDTLLVLDAVMLVSIGLIELFRTMNVLSNAHATLVARDPVPVVPESGTRVAFLTSFVPGKEPLEMVTRTLGAAVRIRHRGPMDVWLLDEGDDPAVKEVCVRLGVRHFSRKGVARWNQATGPHRARTKHGNYNAWLDAHGEAYDFFASVDTDHVPLPNYLERMLGYFRDPDIGFVIGPQVYGNYDTFVTKAAESQQFLFHALIQRAGNRYGAPMFVGTSNAVRISAIRQIGGLYDSITEDMATGFEIHRHRNPLTGRKWRSVYTPDVLAVGEGPTAWTDFFTQQLRWSRGTYETILKQYWKGWFSLPPGKLFNYTMMIIFYPMSALNWILAALSCALFLGMGASGVQIDPVIWMMLYGNASALQIGLYVWNRRHNVSPHEPEGSGGLAGMVMSALSAPVYARSLMDAVLRRGSSFVVTPKGDSSSPDTLFGTFRIHLFFLAVFGGSIVASFVLGHSHPAMLTWACLALLITAAPIAGWRYTVRAERKRRRSGPPAPPTRPTPPGEPAAAQDEQPTQTALGGRDR, encoded by the coding sequence ATGACGTCGACGCCGTCAGGCGACCGGCAGCACCACGACCACCACGACCCTTCCGAGACGATCCGGCTGCGTGTGCCTCCGCAGCCGCGCCCCGGGAGACGGAGACAGCAGCAGAAGCCGCTGCCGCGCTACGACTACGAGCACTACAGCCGGCTCGCCGGGCCCCTGACCCAGCCGGACGCCGACCTGCCGTACACGGTGCGTTACCGCTCGCTCCTCTCGCAGGAGACCCACCGGATACGCGCGGCCCTGCTGCTCGGGGCCGCCCCGCTCGTCTCGCTGGGGCTCTTCGTCTGGCTCATGCAGCCCGGACACTGGACGGAGCGCGACCCGAACCTCCGCGACGACACCCTGCTCGTCCTCGACGCCGTGATGCTGGTGTCAATCGGCCTCATCGAGCTCTTCCGCACGATGAACGTGCTGTCCAACGCGCACGCGACCCTCGTGGCCCGCGACCCGGTCCCCGTCGTGCCCGAGAGCGGCACACGGGTCGCCTTCCTCACCTCCTTCGTCCCGGGCAAGGAGCCGCTGGAGATGGTGACGAGGACGCTCGGGGCCGCCGTCCGGATCCGGCACCGCGGACCGATGGACGTCTGGCTGCTCGACGAGGGCGACGACCCCGCGGTCAAGGAGGTGTGCGTCCGACTGGGTGTGCGCCACTTCTCCCGCAAGGGCGTGGCCCGCTGGAACCAGGCCACGGGCCCGCACCGCGCGAGAACGAAGCACGGCAACTACAACGCCTGGCTCGACGCCCACGGCGAGGCCTACGACTTCTTCGCCTCGGTGGACACCGACCACGTGCCGCTGCCCAACTACCTGGAGCGGATGCTCGGTTACTTCCGGGACCCGGACATCGGCTTCGTCATCGGCCCGCAGGTGTACGGCAACTACGACACGTTCGTCACGAAGGCCGCCGAGTCGCAGCAGTTCCTCTTCCACGCCCTCATCCAGCGGGCCGGGAACCGCTACGGCGCCCCCATGTTCGTCGGCACGAGCAACGCGGTGCGGATCAGCGCCATCAGACAGATCGGCGGCCTCTACGACTCGATCACCGAGGACATGGCCACGGGCTTCGAGATCCACCGCCACCGCAACCCGCTGACCGGCAGGAAGTGGCGCTCGGTCTACACGCCGGACGTCCTGGCCGTCGGTGAGGGGCCCACCGCGTGGACCGACTTCTTCACCCAGCAGCTGCGCTGGTCCCGCGGCACGTACGAGACGATCCTCAAGCAGTACTGGAAGGGCTGGTTCTCGCTGCCCCCGGGCAAGCTCTTCAACTACACGATGATGATCATCTTCTACCCGATGTCGGCCCTGAACTGGATCCTCGCCGCCCTGAGCTGCGCCCTCTTCCTCGGCATGGGCGCCTCGGGCGTGCAGATCGACCCGGTGATCTGGATGATGCTGTACGGCAACGCGTCGGCCCTCCAGATCGGGCTCTACGTCTGGAACCGCCGCCACAACGTCTCGCCGCACGAGCCCGAGGGCTCCGGCGGTCTGGCCGGCATGGTGATGTCCGCGCTCTCCGCACCGGTCTACGCACGCTCGCTGATGGACGCGGTGCTGCGGCGCGGGAGTTCGTTCGTGGTGACGCCCAAGGGCGACTCCTCCAGCCCGGACACCCTCTTCGGCACCTTCCGCATCCACCTGTTCTTCCTCGCGGTCTTCGGGGGGTCGATCGTCGCCTCCTTCGTCCTCGGACACAGCCACCCGGCGATGCTCACCTGGGCCTGTCTGGCCCTGCTGATCACCGCCGCGCCGATCGCCGGCTGGCGGTACACGGTCCGCGCGGAGCGGAAGCGGCGCCGGAGCGGGCCGCCGGCACCGCCCACCCGGCCCACACCGCCCGGGGAACCGGCCGCGGCACAGGACGAGCAGCCCACGCAGACCGCCCTTGGGGGACGTGACCGATGA
- a CDS encoding kelch motif-containing protein, which yields MKYRPNRRTHRLAIGTAVVLALAATNGPWLHRFGTERYRAYAINKPDYKAANGHWDFLDVPSEYRINTIHAALLHTGKVLLVAGSGNNQKNFDAKTFRSLLWDPERNTYKDIPTPKDMFCAGHTQLPDGKLLIAGGTKRYEKLKGDVTKAGGLMIVHNEDPDKPVTVPAGTRFTGRGNGKTFVSKDPVLVERARKVFDKRTGAFLRTEPGLGRIYVEARKSGTAHGTGTEDNYRISGLSGSDTRNVYGIAQKLALDKKDFQGIREAFEFDPVAERYIGVDPMKEARWYPTLTTLADGRVLSLSGLDEIGQIVPGKDEIYDPATGKWAYTGVVRRFPTYPAVFLMNDGRLFYSGSNAGYGPADVGRDPGVWDLESDTFEKIPGLGDPDRTETSATVRLAPAQDQKYLVIGGGGVGESRRSSEKSRLVDLTEEHPRFRDGASLGEGTRYPSASLLPDDSLLVTGGSGDYRGRGGSDILQARLYDARTDSYRRVADPAVGRNYHSGSLLLPDGRVMVFGSDPLYAGRAGTRPGTFEQRIEIYTPPYLYRDGRPELTAGPARIARGGKGLFTTRHASSITSAKLMRPGAVTHVTDTDQRSVALGLEKSGGSITVTVPRGRALVPSGWYMLFVTYADGTPSEGMWVEIP from the coding sequence ATGAAGTACCGACCGAACCGCCGCACCCACCGCCTGGCGATCGGTACGGCGGTGGTGCTCGCGCTCGCGGCGACGAACGGTCCGTGGCTGCACCGCTTCGGCACCGAGCGCTACCGCGCCTACGCGATCAACAAGCCGGACTACAAGGCGGCGAACGGCCACTGGGACTTCCTGGACGTCCCCTCCGAGTACCGGATCAACACGATCCACGCGGCGCTGCTGCACACCGGCAAGGTGCTCCTGGTCGCCGGTTCCGGCAACAACCAGAAGAACTTCGACGCGAAGACCTTCCGTTCGCTGCTGTGGGACCCGGAGAGGAACACGTACAAGGACATCCCGACGCCGAAGGACATGTTCTGCGCGGGCCACACCCAACTGCCGGACGGGAAGCTGCTCATAGCCGGCGGCACGAAACGGTACGAGAAGCTGAAGGGCGACGTCACCAAGGCCGGCGGCCTGATGATCGTCCACAACGAGGACCCGGACAAGCCGGTCACGGTGCCCGCGGGGACCCGCTTCACCGGCAGGGGCAACGGCAAGACCTTCGTGTCCAAGGACCCGGTGCTGGTGGAGCGGGCCAGGAAGGTCTTCGACAAGCGGACCGGTGCCTTCCTCCGCACCGAGCCCGGCCTCGGCCGGATCTACGTCGAGGCGCGGAAGTCCGGCACGGCGCACGGGACGGGCACCGAGGACAACTACCGGATCTCCGGGCTCTCCGGCTCCGACACCCGCAACGTGTACGGGATCGCGCAGAAGCTGGCCCTCGACAAGAAGGACTTCCAGGGCATCAGGGAGGCCTTCGAGTTCGACCCGGTCGCCGAGAGGTACATCGGCGTCGACCCCATGAAGGAGGCCCGCTGGTATCCGACGCTCACGACTCTGGCGGACGGCAGGGTCCTGTCGCTGTCCGGGCTGGACGAGATCGGCCAGATCGTGCCGGGCAAGGACGAGATCTACGACCCGGCGACCGGGAAGTGGGCCTACACGGGCGTGGTCCGGAGATTCCCCACCTACCCCGCGGTCTTCCTCATGAACGACGGCAGGCTCTTCTACTCCGGTTCGAACGCCGGTTACGGCCCCGCCGACGTGGGCCGCGACCCCGGTGTGTGGGATCTGGAGTCCGACACCTTCGAGAAGATCCCCGGACTCGGCGACCCCGACAGGACGGAGACCTCGGCGACCGTACGCCTGGCTCCCGCGCAGGACCAGAAGTACCTGGTGATCGGCGGCGGTGGCGTCGGTGAGTCACGGCGGTCCAGCGAGAAGTCCCGGCTGGTCGACCTGACGGAGGAACACCCGCGCTTCCGGGACGGCGCGTCGCTCGGCGAGGGCACCCGCTACCCGAGCGCCTCCCTGCTCCCCGACGACTCGCTGCTGGTCACCGGCGGTTCCGGCGACTACCGCGGGCGCGGCGGGTCCGACATCCTCCAGGCCAGGCTGTACGACGCGCGGACGGACTCCTACCGGCGGGTCGCGGATCCGGCGGTGGGCCGCAACTACCACTCGGGATCACTGCTCCTGCCGGACGGCCGCGTCATGGTCTTCGGCTCCGACCCGCTCTACGCGGGCCGGGCCGGCACGCGGCCGGGCACCTTCGAGCAGCGCATCGAGATCTACACGCCGCCGTACCTCTACCGGGACGGCCGGCCCGAGCTCACGGCGGGACCCGCGCGCATCGCCCGGGGCGGCAAGGGGCTGTTCACGACACGGCACGCGTCGTCGATCACCTCGGCGAAGCTGATGCGCCCCGGCGCCGTCACGCACGTCACGGACACGGACCAGCGGTCGGTCGCGCTGGGACTGGAGAAGTCCGGCGGCAGCATCACCGTGACCGTCCCCCGCGGCCGGGCGCTGGTCCCGTCCGGCTGGTACATGCTCTTCGTCACCTACGCCGACGGGACGCCGTCGGAGGGGATGTGGGTCGAGATCCCCTGA
- a CDS encoding GbsR/MarR family transcriptional regulator, giving the protein MPGGRLTQQERRQIALGLADDLAYAEIARGLDRPTSTITREVMRNGGPTAYRADRAHRATEQRSHRRKQTALRDPSATPVAPGRDAEEVRAFEESYTAVLVQSGMPKMMARVLAALTITDSGTLTAADLVEHLQVSPASVSKAMAFLDGQGLVRRERDERRRERYCVDNDVWFQSMMASARATEQLVETARQGVGVLGPGTEAGTRLENVARFMDFVSESITRAAEQARDVLFTKPPSGSPAERGPDRI; this is encoded by the coding sequence ATGCCGGGAGGCAGGCTCACCCAGCAGGAACGCCGGCAGATCGCGCTGGGACTGGCGGACGACCTCGCCTACGCGGAGATCGCCCGGGGCCTCGACCGCCCCACCTCGACGATCACGCGCGAAGTCATGCGCAACGGCGGACCCACCGCCTATCGGGCCGACCGTGCGCACCGCGCCACCGAACAGCGCTCGCACCGGCGCAAGCAGACCGCGCTCCGGGACCCGTCGGCGACACCCGTCGCGCCGGGGCGGGACGCCGAGGAGGTGCGCGCGTTCGAGGAGTCGTACACCGCCGTCCTCGTCCAGTCGGGCATGCCGAAGATGATGGCCCGCGTGCTGGCCGCCCTCACCATCACGGACTCCGGCACCCTCACGGCGGCGGACCTCGTCGAACACCTCCAGGTCAGCCCGGCGTCCGTCTCCAAGGCCATGGCGTTCCTCGACGGCCAGGGCCTGGTCCGCCGGGAGCGTGACGAACGCCGCCGTGAGCGCTACTGCGTCGACAACGACGTCTGGTTCCAGTCGATGATGGCGAGCGCACGCGCGACAGAACAGCTCGTCGAGACCGCGCGGCAGGGTGTCGGAGTCCTGGGTCCCGGCACCGAGGCCGGTACCCGCCTCGAGAACGTGGCCCGCTTCATGGACTTCGTCTCCGAGAGCATCACGCGCGCCGCCGAACAGGCCCGCGACGTGCTCTTCACGAAACCGCCCTCCGGGAGCCCCGCCGAGCGGGGGCCGGACCGCATCTGA
- a CDS encoding DUF4097 family beta strand repeat-containing protein, whose amino-acid sequence MQKFDTPAPVSVVVDVPAGRIRLIAADRTDTVVEVLPADASKSRDVKAAEQTEVVHEDGVLRISRPAARNRVLGTSGYVEVTVRLPVGSHVEAKTADAELRGVGRLGDVTFDSAQATVKLDEAATARLTVLAGDITVGRLGGPAEISTSKGDLTVTEALHGTVTLRTDKGDITAGAARGVSASLDAGTAYGRIDNALRNTAGTPDLTIHATTSYGDITARSL is encoded by the coding sequence ATGCAGAAGTTCGACACCCCCGCCCCGGTCTCGGTCGTCGTGGACGTCCCCGCGGGACGCATCCGGCTCATCGCCGCCGACCGCACCGACACCGTCGTCGAGGTCCTCCCGGCGGACGCCTCCAAGAGCCGCGACGTGAAGGCCGCCGAGCAGACCGAGGTCGTCCACGAGGACGGGGTCCTGCGGATCAGTCGCCCGGCCGCGAGGAACCGCGTCCTCGGCACCTCCGGATACGTCGAGGTGACGGTCCGGCTGCCCGTCGGCTCGCACGTCGAGGCGAAGACCGCCGACGCCGAACTCCGCGGCGTCGGACGGCTCGGCGACGTCACCTTCGACAGCGCGCAGGCCACCGTCAAGCTCGACGAGGCCGCGACCGCCCGCCTCACGGTCCTCGCCGGCGACATCACGGTCGGGCGCCTCGGCGGCCCCGCCGAGATCAGTACCAGCAAGGGCGACCTGACCGTCACCGAAGCGCTGCACGGCACCGTCACGTTGCGGACCGACAAGGGCGACATCACGGCCGGCGCCGCCCGCGGGGTCTCCGCCTCCCTGGACGCCGGCACCGCCTACGGCCGGATCGACAACGCGCTCAGGAACACCGCCGGCACCCCGGACCTCACCATCCACGCGACCACCTCCTACGGCGACATCACCGCCCGCAGCCTCTAG
- a CDS encoding ATP-binding cassette domain-containing protein, translating to MTNMAIAAHGLHKSYGDKTVLDGIDLAVPEGTVFALLGPNGAGKTTAVKILSTLVSADAGELRVAGHDLASDPQAVRAAIGVTGQFSAVDGLITGEENMLLMADLHHLPKAEGRRVATELLERFDLTDAAKKPASTYSGGMKRRLDIAMTLVGSPRVIFLDEPTTGLDPRSRHTMWQIIRHLVTDGVTVLLTTQYLQEADELADRIAVLHNGTIAAEGTPAELKRLIPGGHVRLRFTDPTTYRTAVTTLTPTTHDDEALTLTLPSNGTQHDLRTILDRLDTHHIHADELTVHTPDLDDVFFALTTPTLPTQTNPHQADQPNATKENAR from the coding sequence ATGACGAACATGGCCATCGCCGCACACGGGTTGCACAAGTCCTACGGCGACAAGACCGTCCTGGACGGCATCGACCTGGCGGTACCCGAGGGCACCGTCTTCGCCCTCCTCGGTCCGAACGGGGCCGGCAAGACCACCGCCGTCAAGATCCTCTCGACCCTCGTCTCCGCCGACGCCGGCGAACTGCGCGTCGCGGGCCACGACCTGGCCTCCGACCCGCAGGCGGTGCGTGCGGCGATCGGGGTGACCGGTCAGTTCTCCGCCGTCGACGGGCTCATCACCGGCGAGGAGAACATGCTCCTCATGGCCGACCTGCACCACCTGCCCAAGGCCGAAGGACGCCGCGTCGCCACCGAACTCCTCGAACGCTTCGACCTCACCGACGCCGCGAAGAAACCCGCCTCCACCTACTCCGGCGGCATGAAACGACGCCTCGACATCGCCATGACCCTCGTCGGCAGCCCCCGCGTCATCTTCCTCGACGAACCCACCACCGGCCTCGACCCCCGCAGCCGCCACACCATGTGGCAGATCATCCGACACCTCGTCACCGACGGCGTCACCGTCCTGCTCACCACCCAGTACCTCCAGGAAGCCGACGAACTCGCCGACCGCATCGCCGTACTCCACAACGGCACCATCGCCGCCGAAGGCACCCCCGCCGAACTCAAACGCCTCATCCCCGGCGGCCACGTCCGACTCCGCTTCACCGACCCCACCACCTACCGGACCGCCGTCACCACCCTCACCCCCACCACCCACGACGACGAAGCCCTCACCCTCACCCTCCCCTCGAACGGCACCCAGCACGACCTGCGCACCATCCTCGACCGCCTCGACACCCACCACATCCACGCCGACGAACTCACCGTCCACACCCCCGACCTCGACGACGTCTTCTTCGCCCTCACCACCCCCACCCTCCCCACACAGACCAACCCCCACCAGGCCGACCAGCCCAACGCGACCAAGGAGAACGCCCGATGA
- a CDS encoding ABC transporter permease, giving the protein MSSLTLAARDSATMLRRNLLHARRYPSLTLNLLLTPIMLLLLFVYVFGDTMSAGIGGGGRSAYIAYIVPGLLLMTIGSTVVGAAVSVCTDMAEGLMARFRTMAIHRGSVIIGHVVGSVLQSLVSVLLVGAVGVAIGFRSTDATALEWLAAFGLLALFALALTWIAVGMGMASPNAEAAGNSAMPLILLPLISSAFVPLDSMPGWFQPIAEYQPFTPAIETLRGLLLGTEIGDNGWIAVAWCLGLTVLGYRWSKAQFDRDPK; this is encoded by the coding sequence ATGAGCAGCCTCACCCTCGCCGCCCGCGACTCGGCCACCATGCTGCGCCGCAACCTCCTCCACGCCCGGCGCTACCCGTCGCTCACCCTGAACCTGCTGCTCACCCCGATCATGCTGCTCCTGCTCTTCGTGTACGTCTTCGGCGACACCATGAGCGCGGGCATCGGCGGCGGCGGGCGGAGCGCCTACATCGCGTACATCGTCCCGGGGCTGCTCCTGATGACCATCGGCTCCACCGTGGTCGGGGCCGCGGTGTCCGTCTGCACCGACATGGCCGAGGGCCTCATGGCCCGCTTCCGCACCATGGCGATCCACCGCGGCTCCGTGATCATCGGGCACGTCGTCGGCAGCGTCCTCCAGTCGCTCGTCAGTGTGTTGCTCGTCGGTGCCGTCGGCGTGGCCATCGGCTTCAGATCCACCGACGCCACCGCCCTGGAGTGGCTCGCGGCCTTCGGGCTCCTCGCCCTGTTCGCCCTGGCCCTGACCTGGATCGCGGTGGGGATGGGCATGGCCAGCCCGAACGCGGAGGCCGCCGGCAACAGCGCGATGCCGCTGATCCTGCTGCCGCTCATCTCCAGCGCCTTCGTCCCGCTGGACTCCATGCCCGGCTGGTTCCAGCCGATCGCGGAGTACCAGCCCTTCACCCCCGCGATCGAGACCCTGCGCGGGCTGCTCCTCGGCACGGAGATCGGCGACAACGGGTGGATCGCCGTCGCCTGGTGCCTGGGCCTCACGGTCCTGGGCTACCGCTGGTCGAAGGCGCAGTTCGACCGCGACCCCAAGTAG